The following proteins are encoded in a genomic region of Gossypium hirsutum isolate 1008001.06 chromosome D05, Gossypium_hirsutum_v2.1, whole genome shotgun sequence:
- the LOC121217269 gene encoding uncharacterized protein gives MPFPGRQYGYFSGGDKVLNNPPSRSYYAPKSKTLLFETHHVFTTDADDVFMVEGNLIFQTSFYYEQSISSGSSYFRGTLDFDFRGFWSRTTGKLCMVGSSYAYSKEGKLLHLAAVLKINNLRKSSTIRTLVTGTLDSLNSIGDPNHFEQISLLMFPQANYAYTMVSKQFSKGCPRGTDVQPMSSPRLSQTRTICDMLGGSNAFELEYTGSCNSSKSCNPFGDGIGYLPSVISLSMIQCSNDRQSLRFLIEFWNDSYQGYYSSPNLNTSLIGEGSWDAKSNRLCIIACRIYDASSSLEKSHVGDCTTRLSLRFPAILSIRNPSTIVGEIWSEKPRNEGGFFDRVEFRNTGRYGGGIQLQGLKYVYTEMDEVKKSCPKKNSRTNSSMEHYPDGYSGDMSFSMSIINGSKGSIGWGSSDILAVDDQQYQRFPSLLPSSSSKPKSSGVESDSSSGLLNVSYKISIPPLSLELDGGLKPANQSSYEYLQTKIQISAEGVYDTTTGSLCMVGCRRSRLDGKSFSSHSIDCDILVQVNFLPLNSRKTNNIKGSIESTREKTDSLYFKPLQILGTTYSRSWGAESVWRMDFEMIGSVVSNTLTIIFVAFQIFHVRKHRGIGPMVSLLMLVILALGHSIPLVLNLEAMFIQDSERSVLIRGGKWLEMNEVIIRVVTMVAFLLQVRLLMLSWTARCSTEKKKTLWIAEKRGLYVCAPVYVIGAIIAFSVKSRQNVHRTVMARHSWYDIDEIILGNSRAYAGLILDAFLFPQIIFNMFHNSRELALSRLFYIGITLVRLVPHGYDLYRANSYVDIDDTYIYADHGADYYSTAWDFIIIVLGIFFAVIIHYQQRLGGRYFLSKRFLESVIDEEPPVDSEEQLPLKYST, from the coding sequence ATGCCTTTCCCTGGACGTCAATATGGTTACTTCAGTGGTGGTGATAAAGTCCTAAACAATCCTCCTTCACGTTCCTACTATGCACCCAAATCGAAAACTCTCCTTTTCGAGACTCACCACGTATTTACAACCGATGCTGATGATGTCTTTATGGTGGAAGGAAACCTGATTTTTCAAACCTCGTTTTACTATGAACAGAGTATCTCCTCTGGAAGCTCATATTTTCGTGGGACACTGGACTTCGATTTTCGAGGCTTCTGGTCTCGAACAACCGGGAAGCTTTGCATGGTGGGATCGAGTTATGCTTACTCCAAAGAAGGTAAACTGCTTCATCTTGCTGCTGTTCTTAAGATTAATAATCTTAGGAAGTCAAGTACAATCAGAACTTTAGTGACTGGTACCCTGGATAGCTTGAATTCAATTGGTGATCCAAATCACTTTGAGCAAATTTCACTGCTGATGTTTCCTCAAGCAAATTACGCTTACACCATGGTTTCAAAACAGTTTAGTAAAGGGTGTCCTCGGGGAACCGATGTCCAACCGATGTCATCCCCCCGCTTATCGCAAACTCGAACTATTTGTGATATGTTAGGTGGAAGCAATGCTTTCGAATTGGAGTATACTGGCAGTTGTAATTCTTCAAAGAGTTGCAATCCATTTGGTGATGGTATTGGATATTTACCTTCAGTAATATCGTTGAGTATGATTCAGTGCTCAAACGATAGGCAAAGCTTGAGGTTTCTGATAGAATTCTGGAACGACAGCTATCAGGGATACTATAGCTCTCCCAATCTCAACACTTCATTAATTGGAGAAGGATCTTGGGATGCAAAGAGTAATCGGCTTTGTATCATTGCTTGCCGAATCTATGATGCATCGAGCTCCTTGGAGAAGTCTCATGTCGGAGACTGCACGACACGGTTGAGCTTAAGATTCCCTGCAATCTTGTCTATCAGAAACCCAAGCACCATTGTAGGAGAAATTTGGAGTGAGAAGCCTAGGAATGAAGGTGGTTTCTTTGACAGGGTCGAGTTCCGAAATACTGGACGTTATGGAGGAGGAATTCAACTTCAAGGTTTGAAGTATGTGTACACGGAAATGGACGAAGTGAAGAAATCATGTCCAAAGAAGAATTCTAGGACTAATAGCAGTATGGAACACTATCCAGATGGCTATTCTGGAGACATGAGTTTTAGTATGTCCATCATTAACGGTTCCAAAGGAAGCATCGGATGGGGTTCTTCGGATATTCTTGCGGTAGATGATCAGCAGTATCAGAGATTTCCATCTCTATTACCATCCTCAAGCTCAAAGCCTAAAAGTTCTGGCGTTGAATCCGATTCCAGCAGTGGCTTGCTTAATGTCAGCTATAAAATTAGCATCCCGCCACTTAGTTTGGAATTGGATGGTGGCCTCAAACCGGCTAACCAATCTTCATATGAATATCtgcaaaccaaaatccaaatttCTGCTGAAGGGGTTTATGATACAACAACAGGTAGCCTATGCATGGTTGGCTGCAGGCGTTCAAGGTTAGACGGCaaatcattttcaagccattcGATAGATTGCGATATCCTTGTGCAAGTCAACTTTCTTCCATTGAACTCGCGCAAGACAAATAACATTAAGGGAAGCATCGAGAGCACGCGTGAAAAAACCGATAGTCTGTATTTCAAGCCTCTGCAGATTTTGGGAACAACTTATTCTCGCAGTTGGGGAGCGGAATCGGTTTGGAGAATGGATTTCGAGATGATCGGGTCGGTCGTATCCAACACTCTTACAATTATCTTTGTTGCATTTCAAATCTTTCATGTGAGGAAGCACCGTGGCATTGGTCCTATGGTTTCACTTCTCATGCTTGTTATTCTAGCCCTGGGACACTCGATCCCTTTGGTTCTAAACCTCGAAGCAATGTTCATTCAAGATAGCGAGAGATCGGTCTTGATTAGAGGTGGAAAGTGGCTCGAAATGAACGAGGTGATAATTAGAGTCGTCACAATGGTGGCTTTTCTGCTGCAAGTCCGTCTTCTGATGCTCTCATGGACTGCTAGATGCTCCACTGAGAAGAAAAAGACCTTGTGGATTGCAGAGAAAAGGGGGCTGTATGTGTGTGCTCCGGTGTACGTAATCGGAGCTATTATCGCCTTTTCGGTTAAGTCAAGGCAGAATGTACACAGAACAGTAATGGCCAGGCATTCTTGGTACGACATAGATGAAATCATTTTGGGGAATTCAAGAGCTTATGCTGGTTTGATACTGGATGCCTTTCTTTTCCCTCAAATCATCTTCAACATGTTCCACAACTCGAGAGAACTGGCTCTTTCTCGACTCTTTTACATCGGAATCACCCTTGTTCGCCTCGTACCCCATGGATATGATCTTTACAGGGCAAACAGCTATGTTGATATAGATGACACATACATTTATGCAGATCATGGTGCAGATTACTACTCAACTGCTTGGGACTTCATTATTATTGTGTTGGGTATATTCTTTGCTGTGATCATACACTACCAACAGCGCCTCGGCGGTCGATATTTCCTTTCGAAGAGATTCCTAGAATCTGTGATAGATGAGGAACCTCCAGTGGATTCAGAAGAACAATTGCCATTGAAATATAGCACCTAG